A window of the Egibacter rhizosphaerae genome harbors these coding sequences:
- a CDS encoding class I SAM-dependent methyltransferase — MRDIVRRGELRNYHQLEALMALYTLLQPTAPLPQMRRYALSPDAGWVLVDEILQGEPKIVVECGSGASTILIGLALRQVGSDGRVIALEHDPTFAARTREEVERLGLGEVAEVAHAPLSPQWLRGRSFEWYDPRAVEGIESIDLILVDGPPRSTGELARYPALPMLADKWALDGTLLLDDADREDETRIRELWEADCGPLAMDHVRSEKGLLVVRRR, encoded by the coding sequence GTGCGGGACATCGTGCGCCGCGGCGAGCTTCGCAACTACCACCAGCTCGAGGCATTGATGGCGCTGTACACGTTGTTGCAGCCCACTGCCCCGCTACCCCAAATGCGCAGGTACGCACTCTCGCCCGATGCAGGGTGGGTCCTCGTCGACGAGATTCTCCAGGGAGAGCCGAAGATAGTCGTGGAGTGCGGGAGTGGCGCGTCCACAATTCTCATTGGGCTTGCGCTCCGCCAAGTGGGTTCGGACGGCAGGGTGATTGCCTTGGAGCATGACCCCACCTTCGCGGCGCGCACCCGTGAGGAAGTCGAGCGCCTCGGGCTGGGCGAGGTCGCTGAGGTCGCCCATGCGCCGCTGTCCCCCCAGTGGCTCCGCGGTCGGAGCTTCGAATGGTACGACCCCCGAGCTGTGGAAGGGATCGAGTCCATCGACCTGATTCTGGTTGACGGTCCCCCTAGGTCTACGGGTGAGCTTGCCCGGTATCCGGCGCTGCCGATGTTGGCCGATAAGTGGGCGCTGGACGGCACGTTGCTCCTCGACGACGCGGACCGCGAGGACGAGACGAGGATCAGGGAGCTGTGGGAGGCGGACTGCGGTCCCTTGGCCATGGACCACGTTCGCAGCGAGAAGGGGTTGCTCGTCGTGCGGCGGAGGTGA
- a CDS encoding glycosyltransferase yields MLKSANPMGHADPYVNVVVRYSVFNDEKRGWGGASHDPDIDTYRRRLFNPERLDQHGHLFENVTLPSIAGQDIGVESSWFRLTVLTSTELPPVHKDRLLRAVTPYDWVEVVEVAPDESHKKTLAACVEANGVTGVYVTARVDDDDGIARQWARYLLEHVDENTVGMAVSFPSGVCGILDQDGQTYERCHHSQWFNSSVGQAYISRASKAARNNHVLTLGPHLRVDERVPTITEPRIVAWIRSIHWAQEQSHLGRLDRNVRKVDEGDAMSAGEVRDLFSLTIDL; encoded by the coding sequence GTGCTCAAGAGCGCGAACCCCATGGGTCACGCCGACCCATACGTCAACGTTGTCGTCCGCTACAGCGTCTTCAACGATGAGAAGAGAGGCTGGGGAGGGGCGAGCCACGACCCCGACATTGACACCTACCGACGCCGTCTCTTCAACCCGGAACGCCTCGACCAGCACGGCCACCTTTTCGAGAACGTCACACTCCCCTCGATCGCCGGTCAAGACATCGGCGTTGAAAGCTCGTGGTTCCGGCTGACCGTGCTCACGTCCACCGAGCTACCGCCAGTTCACAAGGACCGGCTCCTGCGAGCGGTCACGCCCTACGACTGGGTCGAGGTCGTCGAGGTGGCGCCCGACGAGTCACATAAGAAGACGCTCGCCGCCTGCGTCGAAGCCAACGGTGTCACGGGCGTGTACGTCACTGCACGAGTCGATGACGACGACGGCATCGCGCGGCAGTGGGCACGTTACCTGCTCGAACACGTGGATGAGAATACCGTCGGGATGGCCGTGTCCTTCCCCAGCGGGGTCTGCGGGATTCTCGACCAAGACGGTCAGACCTACGAACGATGCCACCATTCCCAGTGGTTCAACAGTTCGGTTGGGCAGGCGTACATCAGCAGAGCCTCTAAGGCCGCACGCAACAATCACGTATTGACCTTGGGTCCCCACCTACGCGTTGACGAGCGCGTGCCCACTATAACTGAGCCTCGCATCGTCGCTTGGATACGTTCCATTCATTGGGCGCAAGAGCAGAGCCACCTAGGGCGGCTCGACAGGAACGTTCGTAAGGTCGATGAGGGCGACGCGATGTCAGCGGGGGAAGTGCGGGACTTGTTCTCGCTCACGATCGACCTCTAG
- a CDS encoding glycosyltransferase gives MDTTNPAASSFVHAFVRYSILSARNEGGWSGARQDGDLETYRQRLFDPQRLAVHAHLFENVTLPSIAEQTVEVGASWFRLTVLTSTELPESHRDRLHAALAPLGWAELREVSPTQDPSKVVTEAIEPLTGRDVYATLRIDDDDGLARTFMAQLAPYLTPAWAGYAAAFPSGAAGLLDQHGNGFEEVRHARWPYSSIGLTYVAAAGNAPYSHVFQLGPHRRVDERIPLVTDGRECAWIRSIHWAQEQSYTRGLEKHRRQYSRGEPIAASEVRERFPITIACGP, from the coding sequence ATGGACACTACGAATCCGGCCGCTTCGTCTTTCGTTCATGCGTTTGTGCGGTACAGCATTCTGAGTGCACGCAACGAGGGTGGGTGGAGCGGGGCTAGGCAGGATGGCGACCTGGAGACCTACCGTCAACGCCTCTTCGATCCTCAACGGCTCGCCGTGCACGCGCACCTGTTCGAGAACGTGACCTTACCCTCGATCGCGGAGCAGACCGTCGAGGTAGGTGCAAGCTGGTTTCGACTGACGGTGCTCACCTCCACCGAGCTGCCGGAGTCACACCGGGACCGCCTACACGCGGCTCTCGCCCCGCTGGGGTGGGCCGAACTCAGAGAGGTCTCACCCACACAGGACCCCAGCAAGGTTGTGACAGAGGCTATCGAGCCCCTGACTGGCCGGGACGTATACGCGACGTTGCGGATCGATGACGATGACGGGCTCGCCCGAACCTTCATGGCCCAATTGGCCCCATATCTCACCCCAGCGTGGGCGGGATACGCAGCGGCGTTTCCCAGTGGCGCGGCCGGATTGCTCGACCAGCACGGCAACGGCTTCGAAGAGGTTCGCCACGCTCGCTGGCCCTACAGTTCCATCGGGCTCACCTACGTCGCCGCTGCTGGCAATGCTCCGTACAGCCACGTCTTCCAGTTGGGTCCGCACAGGCGCGTGGACGAGCGGATCCCACTGGTGACCGATGGTCGTGAATGCGCGTGGATCCGATCTATCCACTGGGCTCAGGAGCAGAGCTACACGCGCGGGCTCGAGAAACACCGCAGACAGTACTCCCGCGGTGAGCCTATAGCGGCAAGCGAGGTCCGCGAGCGCTTCCCCATCACGATCGCGTGTGGGCCTTGA
- a CDS encoding FkbM family methyltransferase, with product MFDIGANVGQSAKAYLDAWPTASIWCFEPVSSSYEALVQGVGGHPQVQVERLALGEAESDAVAIEARRQGVRNRVLDVTGAGNYQRKVPRERVVMCTGDAYCAKRGIQHISFCKVDTEGLDLEVLRGLERMLSANRIDLVQVEAGMNASNSSHVPFEAFRRHLHPRGYRLFSLPGQAVGMWGVPEMRRANPVFVSETVVKAHTRS from the coding sequence GTGTTCGACATCGGCGCCAACGTTGGCCAATCAGCGAAGGCATACCTGGACGCGTGGCCTACCGCATCTATCTGGTGTTTCGAGCCGGTCTCGTCCAGCTACGAGGCGCTCGTGCAGGGGGTCGGCGGTCACCCGCAAGTTCAAGTGGAGCGTCTCGCACTCGGTGAAGCCGAGAGCGACGCGGTCGCGATCGAGGCGAGACGCCAGGGCGTCCGAAACCGGGTCCTCGACGTGACCGGTGCAGGCAACTACCAGCGCAAGGTGCCGCGCGAACGCGTGGTGATGTGCACTGGTGACGCATACTGCGCAAAGCGCGGCATCCAGCACATCTCCTTCTGCAAGGTCGACACTGAGGGGCTCGACCTCGAGGTGCTGAGAGGGTTGGAACGCATGCTCTCAGCGAATCGCATCGATCTGGTCCAAGTAGAGGCCGGGATGAACGCCTCGAACTCAAGTCACGTCCCGTTCGAGGCGTTCCGACGACACCTGCACCCGCGGGGCTACCGATTGTTCAGCTTGCCCGGTCAAGCCGTGGGCATGTGGGGCGTCCCGGAGATGAGGCGAGCCAATCCCGTCTTCGTCTCCGAAACGGTGGTCAAGGCCCACACGCGATCGTGA
- a CDS encoding ATP-grasp fold amidoligase family protein → MRAQRGGAISFDLPNLYSRPMRRRDPQDQPAEHAVEPAPPVASADTDLDVFAHLCREKAEADRQSAEEIVKAFRRLLKRTESPELRSRAVMAALGALEPGQLPEEMLRYALKLDTGMAPVSSFRRLIPIRRQRHHLGPFKLEGPLERKAVSARFAELCGIRVPASSLETRTLDELELHPGYAFKPTNAAGARGVMLCFEEQRVFRPKEQLWTDWGESVAMSREMLDEGRIETDEWVLEELVEDVAEQGPARDVKFYCFYGRVGLVLEIVRDPETRHCWWSRDGERIATGKYGDSAFAGVGVSDADVEMVERFSAEIPAPFMRIDFLHGRNGLVFGEMGAKPARYDRFDDETDRWLGDLWLEAEGRLLNDALAGQRFEALEAAQAIH, encoded by the coding sequence GTGCGCGCCCAACGCGGCGGCGCCATCAGCTTCGACCTCCCCAACCTATACTCCCGCCCCATGAGACGACGGGACCCGCAGGATCAGCCCGCCGAGCACGCCGTCGAACCGGCCCCCCCGGTGGCGAGCGCCGACACCGATCTCGACGTGTTCGCTCATCTCTGCCGCGAGAAGGCTGAGGCAGACCGACAGTCCGCGGAAGAGATCGTCAAGGCGTTCCGGCGCCTACTCAAGCGAACAGAGTCGCCGGAGTTGCGTAGTCGCGCTGTCATGGCCGCGCTAGGCGCGCTCGAACCCGGTCAGCTCCCCGAAGAGATGCTGCGCTACGCGCTGAAACTGGATACCGGGATGGCGCCGGTTTCCTCCTTCCGGCGACTCATCCCCATCCGCCGCCAGCGCCACCACCTCGGCCCGTTCAAGCTCGAAGGCCCGCTTGAGCGAAAGGCAGTGTCGGCGAGGTTCGCCGAGCTCTGCGGCATCAGAGTGCCCGCCTCGTCGCTGGAGACCCGCACGCTCGACGAACTGGAGCTGCATCCCGGGTACGCGTTCAAGCCGACCAACGCGGCCGGCGCCCGAGGCGTCATGCTGTGCTTCGAGGAGCAGCGTGTGTTCCGCCCCAAGGAGCAGCTCTGGACCGATTGGGGCGAATCGGTCGCGATGAGCCGCGAGATGCTCGATGAGGGCCGCATCGAGACCGACGAGTGGGTCTTGGAGGAGCTTGTCGAGGACGTCGCCGAGCAGGGGCCTGCCCGCGACGTGAAGTTCTACTGCTTCTACGGCCGCGTCGGCCTGGTGCTGGAGATCGTGCGCGATCCGGAGACGCGCCACTGCTGGTGGTCCCGCGACGGGGAGCGGATTGCGACCGGGAAGTATGGGGACAGCGCGTTCGCGGGCGTCGGGGTGAGTGACGCGGACGTTGAGATGGTCGAGCGGTTCAGCGCGGAGATCCCCGCGCCGTTCATGCGCATCGACTTCCTGCACGGCCGAAACGGACTCGTGTTCGGCGAGATGGGCGCGAAGCCTGCTCGGTATGACCGCTTCGACGATGAGACGGACCGATGGCTTGGAGACCTCTGGCTCGAAGCCGAGGGACGCCTACTCAACGATGCGCTGGCGGGCCAGCGATTCGAGGCGCTGGAGGCCGCGCAGGCCATCCACTAG
- a CDS encoding DUF6544 family protein, which translates to MTGTVSSTRADRRTGRGEVAPPRTGRRRRRLGYPVGGVGAVVAAGWIGLQVQSAPLPPPDLAPAEVSTIAMPDDLPEPVARFCTTLYGDAVPVVDSAVISGRGELRIAGITFPARYRFSHVTGRDYRHYIELTLFGRPLVTVDERYLDGHARLELPFGVSEGANVDQGANLALWAEAVWMPSVWLTDPAVRWEPSDADTARLVVPFGDEEETFTVHFDPDTGLLSRMESMRFKGEQDREKTLWLNHALDWGEVDGHPYRYAPRSRGPTSAHRGRACAPRKCATTSTSGTTSARTGRSTPSLRWHDKETGSSR; encoded by the coding sequence GTGACCGGCACCGTGTCGTCGACTCGCGCCGACCGTCGTACCGGCCGTGGAGAGGTCGCACCGCCGCGGACCGGGCGCCGTCGCCGACGCCTCGGCTACCCCGTGGGCGGGGTCGGCGCCGTGGTGGCGGCGGGGTGGATCGGACTGCAGGTCCAGTCGGCACCGTTGCCACCACCAGACCTCGCACCCGCCGAGGTCTCGACCATTGCGATGCCCGACGACCTGCCGGAGCCGGTCGCGCGCTTCTGTACGACCCTCTACGGCGACGCGGTGCCGGTGGTCGACAGCGCCGTGATCAGCGGCCGGGGCGAGCTGCGCATCGCCGGGATCACCTTCCCGGCTCGCTACCGCTTCAGTCACGTCACCGGACGGGACTACCGCCACTACATCGAGCTCACCCTCTTCGGCCGGCCGCTGGTGACGGTCGACGAGCGGTACCTCGACGGGCACGCCCGACTCGAGCTGCCCTTCGGGGTCAGCGAGGGCGCCAACGTCGACCAGGGCGCGAACCTCGCGCTGTGGGCCGAGGCGGTGTGGATGCCGTCGGTGTGGCTCACCGACCCTGCCGTGCGGTGGGAACCGAGCGACGCCGACACCGCTCGCCTCGTCGTGCCGTTTGGCGACGAGGAGGAGACGTTCACCGTGCACTTCGACCCCGACACCGGGTTGCTGAGCCGCATGGAGTCGATGCGCTTCAAGGGCGAACAGGACCGTGAGAAGACGCTGTGGCTCAACCACGCGCTGGACTGGGGCGAGGTGGACGGACACCCGTACCGCTACGCGCCGAGGTCGCGTGGGCCGACGAGCGCGCACCGTGGGCGCGCCTGCGCACCGAGGAAGTGCGCTACAACGTCGACCTCAGGGACTACATCGGCGCGGACGGGCCGTAGCACCCCGAGCCTCCGGTGGCATGACAAGGAGACGGGAAGCTCCCGATGA
- a CDS encoding proline racemase family protein, whose protein sequence is MHARQLYSLPEPPRAPSARLHAIDSHTGGEPTRVIFEGLPELDGASASELRDQLAEQHDWVRRASVYEPRGHNDMFVAALYPGQPDPAIPRVVFMSAAGYPDMCGHATIGVATTLVEMGWVDPGDEVLTLDVPGGLIEVSLQRQGARVHAVTFRNQPAFHLKRVAVPGPQGDVPVDVAYGGQWYGFLPASAFGLRVVPEELTRLQAAADEVRSSLVAALETPDPRTGSPPAVANIVWYAEPASEAGDARNVPIAPGGVFDRSPCGTATCARLAVLHAQQGLEVDEPFVNEGILGTRFHARIRRIIDVEGYRGVIPEVTGDAWLTGVSDMWIDDQDPLGQGFVV, encoded by the coding sequence ATGCATGCTCGACAGCTGTACTCACTGCCCGAGCCCCCACGAGCCCCGAGTGCTCGACTCCACGCCATCGACTCGCATACCGGCGGCGAACCGACGCGTGTGATATTTGAGGGGTTGCCCGAGCTCGATGGGGCCTCAGCCTCCGAGCTCCGCGACCAGCTCGCCGAGCAGCACGACTGGGTACGTCGAGCCTCGGTGTACGAGCCCCGAGGACACAACGACATGTTCGTCGCGGCCCTGTACCCCGGCCAGCCGGACCCAGCGATTCCCCGCGTCGTGTTCATGTCGGCAGCGGGCTATCCGGACATGTGTGGTCACGCCACCATCGGGGTTGCCACGACGCTGGTCGAGATGGGCTGGGTCGATCCCGGCGACGAGGTACTGACGCTCGACGTGCCGGGGGGACTCATCGAGGTGTCGCTGCAGCGGCAAGGCGCCCGGGTCCACGCTGTGACGTTTCGGAATCAACCGGCTTTCCATCTCAAGAGGGTCGCCGTCCCGGGACCGCAGGGCGACGTGCCCGTAGATGTGGCCTACGGAGGGCAGTGGTACGGGTTCCTTCCAGCCTCCGCGTTTGGATTGCGTGTCGTGCCCGAGGAGCTGACACGATTGCAAGCAGCGGCCGACGAGGTCCGCAGCTCACTGGTGGCGGCACTGGAGACGCCGGACCCTCGGACAGGATCGCCGCCGGCTGTGGCGAACATCGTGTGGTATGCCGAACCAGCCTCGGAGGCCGGCGATGCCCGCAACGTTCCGATCGCACCCGGTGGCGTCTTCGATCGATCCCCCTGCGGAACTGCGACCTGTGCACGGCTGGCGGTGCTCCACGCCCAGCAGGGGCTCGAGGTCGACGAACCGTTCGTCAACGAGGGGATCCTAGGGACGCGCTTCCATGCGCGGATCAGGCGAATCATAGATGTCGAGGGATACCGCGGCGTGATTCCCGAGGTGACGGGTGACGCGTGGCTAACGGGGGTGTCGGATATGTGGATCGACGACCAGGACCCGCTGGGCCAAGGATTCGTCGTCTAG
- a CDS encoding NAD(P)/FAD-dependent oxidoreductase, which produces MSSRRNRDVVIVGAGVTGLSTAFELASQGAGEVTVLERDRIGAGASGVQPGGVRQQWGTAVNCRLAREAFFFYRDIHERLETSARPRLSSCGYVFLAESDEVMAQLRDNVALQNSLGIPSDLMTPEEAAEVVPDLMTETLVGAAYCAEDGYFDNAQAPVEAYAEAATRHGAQIEHAEVQRLERTGAAWTVVLADGSSICAEHVVIAAGYDTPPLLRPLGIRLPIEKERRYLFMSAPINERLLDPLVVATERHFAAKHLADGRILASDLLARGEATEAGRQQWRQRIDEQIEKLLPRLQFVSFPLLVEGHYDMTPDGQPILGPVGEHANLWIAAGFSGHGFMLAPAVSRRLARAVLDGVMAEEFEEFSATRFRGEGLDGLVHEPQVF; this is translated from the coding sequence ATGTCCAGCAGGCGCAATCGCGACGTGGTGATCGTCGGGGCGGGGGTGACCGGACTCTCCACCGCCTTCGAGCTCGCGAGCCAGGGCGCGGGCGAGGTGACAGTGTTGGAACGCGACCGCATCGGAGCCGGAGCGTCCGGGGTTCAGCCCGGGGGGGTTAGGCAGCAGTGGGGGACGGCCGTCAATTGCCGGCTCGCACGAGAAGCGTTCTTCTTCTATCGCGACATCCACGAGCGTCTCGAGACCAGCGCGCGGCCGAGGTTGTCATCGTGCGGCTACGTCTTCCTGGCCGAGTCCGACGAAGTGATGGCGCAACTGCGAGATAATGTCGCCTTGCAGAACAGCCTCGGGATCCCATCCGACCTCATGACTCCCGAGGAGGCCGCCGAGGTGGTCCCCGACCTGATGACGGAGACCCTGGTCGGGGCGGCCTACTGCGCGGAGGACGGCTACTTCGACAACGCGCAGGCCCCCGTGGAGGCCTATGCGGAAGCCGCCACGAGACACGGTGCCCAGATCGAGCACGCAGAGGTCCAGCGCCTCGAGCGCACGGGAGCGGCGTGGACGGTGGTGCTCGCAGACGGGTCCAGCATCTGCGCGGAGCACGTCGTAATCGCGGCCGGCTACGACACTCCCCCCTTGCTCCGCCCCCTCGGCATTCGCTTGCCGATCGAGAAGGAGCGGCGCTACCTGTTCATGAGTGCCCCCATCAACGAGCGGCTGCTCGACCCGTTGGTGGTCGCCACGGAGCGGCACTTCGCGGCCAAGCACCTTGCCGATGGACGCATCCTGGCGAGCGACCTCCTCGCCAGGGGTGAGGCCACCGAAGCGGGTCGGCAGCAGTGGCGCCAACGAATCGACGAACAGATCGAGAAGCTGTTGCCGCGGCTGCAGTTCGTGTCCTTCCCGCTGCTCGTCGAGGGGCACTACGATATGACGCCCGACGGCCAACCCATACTCGGCCCTGTCGGCGAGCACGCCAATCTGTGGATAGCAGCGGGCTTCAGCGGCCACGGGTTCATGCTCGCCCCCGCAGTCAGCCGCCGCCTCGCGCGAGCAGTGCTCGACGGCGTGATGGCCGAGGAGTTTGAGGAGTTCTCGGCGACCCGCTTCCGCGGCGAAGGACTCGACGGACTCGTCCACGAGCCCCAAGTCTTCTAG
- a CDS encoding metal-dependent hydrolase family protein, protein MVLTLDGPRLFDPVRGRISDPVAVAISDDRIDAVGPAAARRDTPTVDLDGMVALPGLIEAHAHLGIVGPVPDFRTPAAVTAALIFRNCALALEAGFTTARDCGGVDGGVAQAIARGHVRGPRLLPSGPMICQTGGHGDLSVPYLGEKNDVYHSGIPGLVKPSMVCDGPDEVREAARKAFQRGATQLKLAVSGGVISHTDRLEDAQFTVDELRAAVTEAQARGRYVTVHAHNRESITQALDAGVSCIEHGTFLDDALATEMARQGAAMVPTLSIGHLLQEHWQEWGAPEEAVGRAQQMRSALRQALKSARGAGVLMGLGSDLIGAEQSGRGLEIRLRAEMTDPLEALTAATLHNATIIGQADDLGTVEPGKIADLVVVDGDPLENPALLEDPESVVLVIQAGQIVKDLTGRMTT, encoded by the coding sequence ATGGTCCTCACACTGGATGGCCCGAGACTGTTCGACCCCGTCCGGGGCCGGATCAGCGATCCCGTTGCCGTCGCCATCTCCGACGACCGAATCGACGCGGTCGGTCCGGCCGCCGCACGACGCGACACCCCCACGGTGGATCTGGACGGGATGGTCGCCCTGCCGGGACTCATTGAGGCACATGCGCACCTAGGCATCGTTGGGCCGGTACCTGACTTCCGGACTCCCGCCGCGGTCACCGCTGCTTTGATCTTCCGCAATTGTGCGCTGGCACTCGAAGCAGGTTTCACCACCGCCCGTGATTGTGGGGGCGTGGACGGTGGTGTCGCACAGGCGATCGCACGGGGCCACGTCCGCGGCCCGCGGCTCCTTCCGTCCGGTCCGATGATCTGCCAGACCGGCGGTCACGGCGACTTGTCCGTGCCGTACCTGGGCGAGAAGAACGACGTGTACCACAGCGGCATCCCCGGACTCGTCAAGCCCTCGATGGTGTGCGACGGGCCGGACGAAGTGCGCGAGGCCGCGCGCAAGGCCTTTCAACGCGGAGCGACGCAGCTCAAGCTCGCAGTCAGCGGAGGCGTGATCTCGCACACCGACCGCCTCGAGGACGCCCAGTTCACCGTCGATGAACTGCGCGCGGCGGTGACAGAGGCCCAGGCACGCGGACGCTACGTGACCGTCCACGCCCACAACCGCGAATCGATCACTCAAGCGCTCGATGCTGGTGTCTCGTGCATCGAGCACGGCACGTTCCTCGATGACGCCCTCGCCACTGAGATGGCTCGCCAGGGCGCAGCGATGGTGCCCACCCTGTCCATAGGTCACCTCCTTCAGGAGCACTGGCAAGAATGGGGCGCTCCCGAGGAAGCGGTCGGGCGCGCGCAACAAATGCGCTCAGCGCTGCGTCAAGCTCTCAAATCCGCGCGAGGAGCGGGCGTGCTGATGGGCTTGGGGAGCGACCTCATCGGTGCCGAGCAGAGCGGCCGAGGCCTCGAGATTCGACTGCGTGCCGAGATGACCGATCCTCTCGAGGCCCTCACGGCCGCGACGCTGCACAACGCGACGATCATCGGGCAAGCCGACGACCTCGGGACCGTGGAGCCGGGCAAGATCGCCGATCTCGTCGTCGTGGACGGGGACCCACTGGAGAACCCGGCTCTGCTCGAGGACCCCGAGTCCGTGGTGTTGGTGATCCAGGCCGGTCAAATCGTCAAGGACCTGACCGGTCGGATGACCACATGA
- a CDS encoding hydantoinase B/oxoprolinase family protein — MAAGDVSPVRVEVVRHALIAAAEEMKTNLMRTAYNPIIYEVLDFSCGVFDRAGRMVAQADGLPIFLGNLAVAVQWVVHDVGVESLRPGDVFLMNDPYLTGNHLNDVAAVAPVFSRGGELLGFTSTRAHWLDIGGKDPGGSIDSTDVVQEGLWFRSVQVLREGRQDEHVTRLIEHNIRYTKNMMGDLRAQTAAALSGAARVAEIFGRHGRDTVESVITVMHRQGEQRTRQAISDMRDGVYRASSCLDDDCLGNGPLPVEVTAQVHGDQLHIDLQGSHAQNVGPVNCGLPATLAACRIALKCLTHPHTPATEGDFAPLHLDCPDDSMFNAQYPAPTFMYGQHLRILIDTVITALSDTLPDRVAAAHYGDLSGFFFVGTDPRSGELYIHQEPENGGWGAGPHGDGESAMIFINDGDTRNIPAEVIETRFPLRLERHELRQDSGGPGQHRGGLGIVRDYRVLDHHAEMTCILERQQCPPWGLFGGGSAQHGQVVAHPGTGAEQVYQKGMRVPVGADGLVSIQTGGGGGWGPPAHRDPEAVRRDVEAGYVSAHAAERDYHVVLDPHSLDIDPTPTNQQRANTSAPMGETTAQGSNH; from the coding sequence ATGGCAGCTGGGGACGTCAGCCCGGTGCGGGTGGAGGTTGTGCGGCATGCGTTGATTGCCGCGGCGGAGGAGATGAAGACGAATCTGATGCGCACGGCGTATAACCCGATCATTTATGAGGTGTTGGACTTCAGTTGTGGGGTCTTTGATCGGGCGGGTCGGATGGTGGCGCAGGCCGATGGGTTGCCGATCTTCTTGGGCAATCTGGCGGTGGCGGTGCAGTGGGTGGTGCATGACGTGGGGGTGGAGTCGCTGCGGCCCGGCGATGTGTTCTTGATGAACGATCCGTATTTGACGGGTAATCATCTCAATGATGTCGCGGCGGTGGCGCCGGTGTTCTCCCGCGGCGGCGAGCTGTTGGGGTTCACGTCGACGCGGGCGCATTGGTTGGACATCGGCGGCAAGGACCCGGGCGGCAGTATCGACAGCACCGATGTGGTGCAGGAGGGACTGTGGTTCCGGTCGGTGCAGGTGTTGCGGGAGGGCCGCCAGGACGAGCACGTCACGCGCTTGATCGAGCACAACATTCGCTACACCAAGAACATGATGGGCGATCTGCGGGCGCAGACGGCGGCGGCCTTGTCGGGCGCAGCGCGGGTGGCCGAGATCTTCGGCCGGCATGGTCGCGACACCGTCGAGTCGGTGATCACGGTCATGCATCGGCAGGGCGAGCAGCGCACTCGGCAGGCGATCAGCGACATGCGCGACGGGGTGTACCGCGCGTCCTCGTGTCTTGATGACGATTGTTTGGGCAACGGGCCGTTGCCGGTGGAGGTCACCGCACAGGTACACGGCGATCAGCTGCACATCGATCTGCAGGGCTCGCATGCCCAGAACGTGGGACCGGTCAACTGCGGGCTCCCGGCGACGCTGGCGGCGTGCCGGATCGCGTTGAAGTGCCTGACCCATCCGCACACCCCCGCCACCGAAGGCGACTTCGCGCCCCTACACCTCGACTGCCCCGACGACAGCATGTTCAACGCCCAATACCCCGCCCCCACCTTCATGTACGGCCAACACCTGCGCATCTTGATCGACACCGTGATCACCGCGCTCTCCGACACCCTTCCCGACCGCGTCGCGGCGGCGCACTACGGGGACCTGTCGGGGTTCTTCTTCGTGGGGACCGATCCGCGCAGTGGGGAGCTGTACATCCACCAGGAGCCCGAGAACGGGGGGTGGGGCGCCGGGCCGCACGGCGACGGGGAGTCAGCGATGATCTTCATCAACGACGGGGACACGCGCAACATCCCGGCCGAGGTGATCGAGACCCGGTTCCCGTTGCGGCTGGAGCGCCACGAGCTCCGCCAGGACTCGGGCGGACCCGGACAGCACCGCGGTGGGCTGGGCATCGTGCGCGACTACCGGGTGCTGGACCACCACGCCGAGATGACCTGCATCCTGGAGCGCCAACAATGCCCACCCTGGGGCCTCTTCGGGGGCGGCAGTGCGCAGCACGGCCAAGTCGTCGCGCATCCGGGTACCGGGGCGGAGCAGGTCTATCAGAAGGGCATGCGGGTGCCGGTGGGCGCCGACGGGCTGGTCAGCATCCAAACCGGCGGCGGCGGCGGTTGGGGTCCACCCGCGCACCGCGACCCCGAGGCCGTGCGCCGCGACGTCGAAGCCGGCTACGTCAGCGCTCACGCCGCCGAGCGGGACTACCACGTCGTCCTCGACCCCCACAGCCTCGACATCGACCCCACCCCCACCAACCAACAACGCGCGAACACGTCCGCCCCCATGGGCGAGACCACTGCACAAGGGAGCAACCACTGA